The sequence below is a genomic window from Uranotaenia lowii strain MFRU-FL chromosome 2, ASM2978415v1, whole genome shotgun sequence.
TTGCAGAACGATGTGATCGGCTGGTTCCACAAGCCGAATTGGTCCATCAAGTCGATACCTAGAATGTTGAGACACACGTTAGGCGCTGATACCAAACACTTACCCTCTGGCAGTACTCTGGAGAGTGATGCTGCAGTGTAGCTCCGAAACGAGTTCCAGAGGTTCTTCGGACGCTGTTTTTGCCCGAAACTGGTTGAACCTTCGGACGGCCCAGTTTGACCCATGATTGGTGCGAGATTATGGAGATGTCCGACCCAGTGTCCAACTGGAGTCGGAGGGGAACACCATTGACCCAACGTTGATGAATTTCCGCCCTTGGCGAATGTTTCCGACTGTCACTGTTTTCGTTGAGTGTTGTCGCTTCTTCTTGAAGTTTTTCTTGGGCTGCTGCTTGCTCGGGGCACTTGATGATGATTTTGTTGCAAACAGGCGCAGTACCCATTCGATGCCCCTGCTTGCCGCAGTCACGGCACTTGTGATCGCGGAATCGGCAATCTTTGCTGAAATGCATTTCTCCACAGAACCAGCAGGGTGTTTTAGGCTGATCGTGGGTGGTGCTGCCGCTGGTTGAAAAACGCCGGGGCCTCTGGTTGTGTGCAACGTAGTTGACAGCTGACGGATTTTCCACTATGACAGTGTCCATCTTGAGGTTGACGAGGTTGTTGCACTGCTCAACTATTTGCTGAAGTGTGAGGTCCGCTGATTAATTCAGCTTATAGATGAGCCGCATCCTGATTTCGGCGTCTTGTTTGGATTTGAGGCCGCACACAAACGTCAGAACTTTGAACTGGTCTTCGGTGAGTTCTGATAGTTTGAAGTCGACGCAGGACTTGTTCACCAGGCACGAGGAGGCGAGATAGTCCTCACTGTCCTCCTTGGTTGTCTGGAGGCAATTACATCGTGGCGGGAAGATGGAAACAGACGCACCAAACAGCGATTTTAACTTTGCCACCGTTTCGCTGAAGGAAAACTCACGAGTCAGCTCTGGCAAAATAAAGCTGTTGTATCGCTCGTGATCCGGCGGGCTCATTTTCCGTAGCAGGAGCCGTACTTTAGCCGCGTCATCCAGCTTATTGGCGTCTTTCTCGAAGAGATCGCCGTAGCGGAAAAACCGCGCGTCGAATGTGTATCCGGTTTCTTTGTCGTACACGAATTCCGCCATGTTGCTGGACAGGGAATCGAGTACGGTTTCGTCGCGGGACAGCTTGTTGTGGCGGACAGCTGCTGGGAAGGCTGGACCATCAGCTTTTGTTGATTGGCCAGGATCTGCACGATCGTATCCGAGAGCGTTGACTGCTGCGCTCCTGCACCAAGTGCACCACTTTGGTTGGTCGCCATCGCGAAATTTTCCACGTGCTTTCTGCCGATTCACAGAAACGCGATTTGTACACCCACAGAAGAGATcgcaaccaagtaggctcataccacaacagaatgattgaataaaaaatgttagataaggtttaaaaaacagaaaaaaaatcatttgagagattcggatttcaatttcagatttcagattcagatttagattcaaaatttcagattcattcCTTCCCAGTCCTAATTTAAACTGattcactgaaaaaaataatacaatttttgtAACCTTCCCCAGAACTTGGACATCATAGTCTTCCCGGAGCTGACGCTCAACACCCTCTCGGACCCGGTCTACGTTCCTGAGCCCCCGGATGCAATCATCCCCTGCCGGCCGGACTCCCCGGAACTCCTATCTCGGGTGTCCTGCCTGGCTGCCGAAACCGGCAAGTACATTGTGATAAATCTGTCCGAGATCTTCAACTGTGATTCGACACCGGAAGACGATCCGCGACCCTGTGGTCCTCACGGGTTCCACCGGTACAACACCGACGTCGTATTTGACCGCAACGGAGCTGTGATAGCGCGATACCGCAAGTTTAACCTGTTCCGGGAGCCGGGCACCAACACGACCCACCTGCCGGAAATTGTAACCTTCGAGACTGACTTTGGGGTGACGTTTGGGATTTTCACCTGTTTCGATCTGCTGTTCGCGCGGCCAGCTCTGGAGCTGGTCAAGAGGGATGTTACCGATATTATTTTTCCTTCTATGTGGGTTTCGGAGCCTCCGTTTTTGACTTCGACACAGATTTTCGAAAGCTGGGCCTATGCGAACAATGTGAATCTGATTGCTTCGGGAACCAATTATGCCCCCGCCGGAAGTACAGGAACAGGAGTTTTTAACGGTCGCAATGGGGCCGTTTTCTCGTTTGTGACTGGTGAAGCCACCCGGAGATTGTTTCCGGTGCGAGTTCCCAAGATTAAGCGTGATGTCCCGGCTGAGGAGCAGAAAGAAACGGATACGTTTTCTGGGAGATTGCACGGGAAAAAGCTCGAGGACATACGAATGGGTCGTGATTTCCTGGAATATTTCACAACGATGCAGATCAACCCGGAGCGATATCATGACGAAATCGGACAAATCATCTGTAATGGTGATTTTTGTTGCGATTTCAGTGTGAAATTAACGGTCATCCCCGATCGAGAAGTCACTCATCATTATCGGTTTGCCGTTTTCGATGGGGATCGCACCTTCCAAGGTTATGTGGATGCCCACGTGTCCATCTGTGGGATCATTGCTTGCCGCAACGAGTCTCTCGCCAGTTGTGGACTTCCATTACACGAGAACTCGAATTACTTGGAGCTGGAGGAAATCTTCATCAAGGGCAGATTCGACGCTAACGGAACCCTCGCAATGCCAAATTCCCTGGATGACATGCTACACTCACTCGATAAGGATTATTATCAGTTCCATTCAGTTGTCAAGTAAGTGCCAAACCACAAAATTAATCGAGTACAAACCCCTAATCTCAACCTCACATTGCAGTTATTCAACCAATCAACAAAACGTTGAGATGATTCTCACAAATCCAGTGGCTAATCTACAGACATTTGCCATCTACGCGTTCAATCATAAGAATTTCGAATTCTTTAATCCGATCGATCCACCGCAAGAACCGATGACGGAAAACCCTAGCCCCGAAGACCAGAACGAGGATGATGACGGTGGATGTTCCCCGGTCAATGTTTCCACTGCACTTGTGATGGGCTTGTTGCTGCTGGTCAGCACCGTCCTTCCAATGCGCTGCAGTAGTATACGActttaatgtttaattttcaaaagttgttcaaacGACGACGGATTGTGAAcaactttttctctttttttgtatATATTGTATAGTTTCACCT
It includes:
- the LOC129745592 gene encoding vanin-like protein 2, producing MNRIVYLYGTLLFVLSQSASSRQLFRGSFEDDDTHEAAETDFAAPVSTRHVPSSKSSHDDSSYLVGVIEFRPELLNMDIRQRTELHLEAYEQLIRSEEAQNLDIIVFPELTLNTLSDPVYVPEPPDAIIPCRPDSPELLSRVSCLAAETGKYIVINLSEIFNCDSTPEDDPRPCGPHGFHRYNTDVVFDRNGAVIARYRKFNLFREPGTNTTHLPEIVTFETDFGVTFGIFTCFDLLFARPALELVKRDVTDIIFPSMWVSEPPFLTSTQIFESWAYANNVNLIASGTNYAPAGSTGTGVFNGRNGAVFSFVTGEATRRLFPVRVPKIKRDVPAEEQKETDTFSGRLHGKKLEDIRMGRDFLEYFTTMQINPERYHDEIGQIICNGDFCCDFSVKLTVIPDREVTHHYRFAVFDGDRTFQGYVDAHVSICGIIACRNESLASCGLPLHENSNYLELEEIFIKGRFDANGTLAMPNSLDDMLHSLDKDYYQFHSVVNYSTNQQNVEMILTNPVANLQTFAIYAFNHKNFEFFNPIDPPQEPMTENPSPEDQNEDDDGGCSPVNVSTALVMGLLLLVSTVLPMRCSSIRL